The Tachyglossus aculeatus isolate mTacAcu1 chromosome 22, mTacAcu1.pri, whole genome shotgun sequence genome window below encodes:
- the LOC119943391 gene encoding testis-expressed protein 54-like, whose translation MGCCKSTIPEPPQEAQEAEPAPLQEADGSREPEAERGHRSRKSNDSLKITVIWRRMSAFNRKGSARNSQTSSASNSLAPSTRLGVVEE comes from the exons ATGGGTTGCTGTAAATCCACGATCCCGGAGCCGCCCCAGGAAGCCCAGGAAGCGGAGCCGGCGCCGTTGCAAG AGGCGGACGGCAGCCGGGAGCCGGAGGCCGAGCGGGGCCACAGGTCCCGCAAGTCCAACGACAGCCTGAAGATCACGGTCATCTGGCGGCGGATGTCCGCCTTCAACCGCAAGGGCTCCGCGCGCAACTCGCAGACGTCTTCCGCCTCCAACTCCCTCGCTCCTTCGACCAGGCTCGGCGTGGTGGAAGAATAA